The following nucleotide sequence is from Chitinivibrionia bacterium.
AATGCAACGCAGAACTATGGTATTGTTTTATTTCTTTTATTTTAGAAATTATATAATTGTTGTCAAATTGTTGATTTGTGATTTTATTATTAAAACGAGGGTTAATTTCCGCTTTTTTATAATATGCAAAAATTACAAAAACATCAAGCAAAGACATTAACGAAACAGTATCCCATTGAAGAAAATCTCGGTCTCCCGTCGCTCCTTCGTCTTTTACAATTGGAATAACTGTGATTTTCTTTGATGAGTTTAGCGTATTATAAACACGTTCGTAAGGATATGAACGCGTTCTTTTGGGAGATACCCATTTTGAAATGGCAAATAACGTTTTATCATCCTTCAAACAGCAAAACGCGGGGACATTATTTATATCAAATTTATCAACATCAACAATTTGCAGATTTTCCGATAGAAAAACTTTATATTTTATTCCTGTTATTTTTCCATCTATTTTCATAATTTTAACAAGACCTCTTTTTTGCTGTTTTTTCAGAGGAAAATACTATTTGGCGCGGAGTGAAAGAGTGAATACAAAACAAACTTTATACCAAAAAACATTTCTCACACCACCACTCTCAACCCATCGAACGCGAAAGTCATTCGCGGGTCTATGATTTTTTCGTCGGTTTCGTAGTTTATGTCGTGGCAGAGGTGGGTGCCGAGGACTTTTTTGGGGTTGGTTTGCGCTATCAGATTTTTTATGTCTTCGTATATGAAATGCGTGCTGTGAGGGCGTTCCATACGTAGGCAATCTATAATTAAAAGGTCGAGATTTTGAAGTTTTTGTACTTCTTTCGGCGGAATGTTTTTTACGTCGGGAATATAGGCGACATCGGCGAAACGATAGCCGAAACAGCCGTTGCAATCGCCGTGTTCTACCGAAATCGGCTCAAAATCTAAGCCGAAAAGCGAAAATTTGTCCGAAATCGCATTTCTTTTTAGGGATGGAATACCGCCGCCAACGCAAGCGTTCGGATTAAAAATGTAAGAATATGCCTGTGAAATCGCATCTATCGTTTCCTGCGAACCGTAAATCGGGAGAGGTTTTTCGATGATGTCGGTGCGCGAATTTACGGTAAAGCAGTATGAGCGAATATCGGGAATTCCGCCTATGTGGTCGCTGTGGCGGTGAGTGAAAAGCGCCGCGTCTATCCGCTTTATTTTTTCGCGCAAGACCTGCGAACGGAAATCTGTGCCGCAATCGATTAAAATGTGTTTTTCGTTAAAAGAAAGCAAAACGGACGAGCGGGTTCGGTTGTGTTTTGAGTCGGTTTCGGCTAATTTACATACGTTTTTCGGGCAATGTTTGTAGTCCGTCATAATGCAATCCACAACAGGTACGCCGTGTGAAGTTCCCGTTCCCAAAAATAATATTTCAAGCACTTTTTTGTCTCCTGTCTTTATCTCGGCGGATGAATTACCATTTTTCTCACTCGGCTTCTTATTACTTCCGTTTGAGGCGACGACGATATATGCTGTCCGTCGTCTCTTCGGTAGCGCCTTACAAAAAGCCTGTAAAGATAAACGTTCGGCGAAAGTTGTTGCCCTCTTTGGTCGGTCAAATCCCATTCCACGCCGCGCTGAACATTGGAAAAACTGCGCACAAGCCGCCCGTTGAGCGTGTATATTTTAAGCGATATGTCGGCGACGTTGTCTGTCGGCTGATTAAAGAAAAACCGCGTTCTTTGCCCCATTCGCACGGGAGACGGATACGCGAAAAAATCGCCTATCGCGTATTGTTCGTTGCCAAGCGAACGTATATCCAAAATAAAGCGGCGAGTGGTAATATTTTGCAAAATGTCGCGCGCGGAAATGGTTAATTCGTATTCGCCTGTTGAGGGAAATTTGCTTCTTAAAAGCGGCAAGTTAAGCGAAACTTCGCGAAAATCTTCATTAAACAGTCTTACTTCCGCGTCGTCCGTGCCGAATTGTCTGCGACTCATCGCTCGGTCAATCGAAACCGAAATCCCGCCGCCCGGCGACTGCGCCGAATAAATATCAACTCCCGACATATCCGAAATTCTGAAATAAAGCCTCTGCTCTCTCCCTCTGTCAAAGCCGTCGATAACTATTCTGTCGCTTACGATGTGATTAGTATCGCCGCCAATTATATGCCGAACTGCAATTACAGGTCCTATGCTGTCATTGATGTTAATGTTTGTCGTATCGAAACCGCTGAATATTATGCCGTCGGTTATCGAACCGCTGAAAATTGTTCGTTCTGTAGCGGAATGTACGTGAATTCTTATCGCCGACCCTAAAGTATCTTCCAAAACCGTCGGCGGAATCATAAATGGTATTTCTACAACATTTCCTACGATTGTAGTATCTACTCTGCGGGTAGCTATCAATCCGGGAAGACGATATTGCACATTTGCTCCCCAATGCTCATTGTTGGGAAACTGAACAATACCGTCTCTTCGTGAAGGAGAAGTGTTTTCGGGATTTTGAAGAATTATTTCGGCAGTGCGCCTTACTTGGTCGTTCGGTATGGGCAATGTTGCGCGAATTATAACGTTTTGCATCTTTTTGAGAGGGGCGTTAATTTCATTGCGGTTTTCGTCTAATATTCTTATATTGGCGGTGGGTATCATCAGACGCTCTTGCATCGGGATATGCGACGGGTCGCCCAAAATAGTGTAAGTCGGGATGTTTCTTATTGTCAATCCTGCAGCGGTTTTTGCGGCAATATACGCTCCTCCTATACTTACGGAGCCAATTCGGGTAGAATCGTAAAAACGTGTAAAAAAGGCGACGGCAAAAGGTTCGTTTTCGACGGGCCAAGATATTCTCGAAGCAGAAATTGCCGCTATTGCGCCGCCTCCTTGAGCGCGCACCAAAAGTTCGGAAAGCCCCAAAGTCGCAGGGTCTCCGAAATATCCGACCGCGCAGGAAAGCGCTAAAAACACAAAGTATCTTTTTGTATTTATAAGCGAAGGAACATCCCTTGTGTGAAAAATATTCTCATCCGCAAGTTGTGAATGCGAACCGTGTCCAAAGAAACTTACGAGCGAAACACCGTTGTTTATTTCTCTGATTAAAGCGTTTCGTGCAAGCGGCTTATCACCCTGATTGTCAAAAGGAAATTCAAAAAGCGTTATTTTGCGAATATCCGCCGAACTATCCATTCTTGCGGCAATGTTAGCCATAATATCGGACTGTCGGGTATGCGCCATACTGAAGCTGTTTTCAATGCCTTGCGGCGCAGAGGAGCTTCTCGGAACACTATCGTCATCGGCAACAAAAAGATGGCGGTTTCGCCAAGAAGAAAAGTCTGCTTGCGCTCCTTCCGTATTCTTGACTTTTTGAAGATACGCGTTTGCCTCGCGAGCGTCATTTACGGGTATTCTCCCTACTGCAAATTGCGGAAACGCCGCAGGTAATTGCGGATTACTGAGCGGCGCTATATTTCCCGCAATCATTCCCGCCTGCGTATATGCGAAAAAATCTTCTATTTGATACGATACAAAGCGAAATCTTGTAAAAATCGGATAATCGGAATCGACTGCAATATAGAGAGGGATGTGGTTCGGATGCGACAGAAGCGGAAAACGAATATTTTTAAAATCATAGTGCCCATTACCGAACAAAACCAAATAATTTGGATACGTAAAAGGTGCGGCGCCCCACATATTCTGTACATAAACCATAAAATTACGGATTGCCTCAGGAGAAAAAACACCTCCCGAAAACACTCTGAAAATATCATCAGTGCTTACAACTCTCGGAAACTGAAACATTCCGATACTCTGCTTGTGTTGAGCCAAATCCTGCGCTTGTTGTAAAAATTCTTGCGGCGCAATTATCAGATAGTCCACTCTGTTTGAAGTATTAAGCAAATCGACAATGCGTAATCCGACGTTTTGTTGCGCTATATTGATTTGTTGCATATTCTCAACGGAGCGAAATCCCGATTGAGTTGCCAAATGATATTTGAAACCGTTCCCCGTAGCAGACGAAAATTCGAGATAGGTTGCCGAAGTCGAGCCGCTGTCTATCAATTCCGTTATTTGCGTTCTCGGATTATGGCGAACAAGCATTCTGAATTCGTTCGGCGGCAAATCCGAAATCCTGTATCTTACGGCTGTTTGCGGTCCGTTGCGGTCGGGGCGCGGCGGCGAATAAAATTGCAAACTGTGCCTTCTTGTTTGATTTTCAGCGTTAAACAAAGACAATCTTTGCCTGTATCGCAAATCAAATCCGTCAAAGTCAAAATACGGAGAAAATGGATTTTCCGCGGCACCCAAAAAATTTGCCCTGAGACTAAATTGAGAAGCGGACGGAAACGAATGCCAATTTCCGAGATTTGCTCTCTGAATGGTTAATCGAGTGGTATCTCCCGCAGGAGCAACTGAAAAAACAAGCGAAGCCAAGCCCGAACGGTTAAGTTCGTGAGCAAAAAATCGTATATCTGCGTTTTCGGTTTTTATATGATTTACTATAAAACTATTCGGAAAATTTACCGAGTTAAAAACCCTTGTGTTTTCATTTTGATTTGTCAGCGTAGTCCAAACCCAACGTTTGTCGCCGTGCCCCTGCGCAACGTCTCCCGTGGTTAATTGAGTGCTTCTGTTTCCTCTGAAATACACGTCGCCGACTTCTCTCAAGGGAGCGCTAGGCTCGGGCAAGCGCGCAATTGTATTCATTCTGTTGGAACCGCCGTTTGGCTCAACCGTTATCCAGTAATACCGCCTGAAATCCGTAAAATTAAAGAAAAAACGCCAATCGTTTACGTTTTCGCTGTCGTCAAAACGCCACGTATGGATTTTTTCTGCATAAAAAAGGATTTCGTCGCCATCCTCAAAAAGAAGAGGATTACCCGTCGGGCTACCTTTGCGCACAACAAAAGGCACATCGACAAGACCGTTGAG
It contains:
- a CDS encoding MBL fold metallo-hydrolase → MLEILFLGTGTSHGVPVVDCIMTDYKHCPKNVCKLAETDSKHNRTRSSVLLSFNEKHILIDCGTDFRSQVLREKIKRIDAALFTHRHSDHIGGIPDIRSYCFTVNSRTDIIEKPLPIYGSQETIDAISQAYSYIFNPNACVGGGIPSLKRNAISDKFSLFGLDFEPISVEHGDCNGCFGYRFADVAYIPDVKNIPPKEVQKLQNLDLLIIDCLRMERPHSTHFIYEDIKNLIAQTNPKKVLGTHLCHDINYETDEKIIDPRMTFAFDGLRVVV
- a CDS encoding C25 family cysteine peptidase, which codes for MLKKATIFLILFLTNVLFADIQVLEKINGRIVVRVNLSAPVYRESMQIPVQSLSFTAAAGSQPQVSATPQNRFTMRVPENLGNETVSPTVNFTFARSIPLFSAEISPILSINGNEITYTTEMIVVISYSAGQNRNLVPRNSFYDAVSSAILNADRIPNTVFQQRAPRSSGSINNITADVALRFSIGDRPTVAQSHQEAFRHPCPETDVARGAGIYRITRSDLELLERRLGTQIPINQIRIRSSNPNIVNDTTPSIAELIDTLNGLVDVPFVVRKGSPTGNPLLFEDGDEILFYAEKIHTWRFDDSENVNDWRFFFNFTDFRRYYWITVEPNGGSNRMNTIARLPEPSAPLREVGDVYFRGNRSTQLTTGDVAQGHGDKRWVWTTLTNQNENTRVFNSVNFPNSFIVNHIKTENADIRFFAHELNRSGLASLVFSVAPAGDTTRLTIQRANLGNWHSFPSASQFSLRANFLGAAENPFSPYFDFDGFDLRYRQRLSLFNAENQTRRHSLQFYSPPRPDRNGPQTAVRYRISDLPPNEFRMLVRHNPRTQITELIDSGSTSATYLEFSSATGNGFKYHLATQSGFRSVENMQQINIAQQNVGLRIVDLLNTSNRVDYLIIAPQEFLQQAQDLAQHKQSIGMFQFPRVVSTDDIFRVFSGGVFSPEAIRNFMVYVQNMWGAAPFTYPNYLVLFGNGHYDFKNIRFPLLSHPNHIPLYIAVDSDYPIFTRFRFVSYQIEDFFAYTQAGMIAGNIAPLSNPQLPAAFPQFAVGRIPVNDAREANAYLQKVKNTEGAQADFSSWRNRHLFVADDDSVPRSSSAPQGIENSFSMAHTRQSDIMANIAARMDSSADIRKITLFEFPFDNQGDKPLARNALIREINNGVSLVSFFGHGSHSQLADENIFHTRDVPSLINTKRYFVFLALSCAVGYFGDPATLGLSELLVRAQGGGAIAAISASRISWPVENEPFAVAFFTRFYDSTRIGSVSIGGAYIAAKTAAGLTIRNIPTYTILGDPSHIPMQERLMIPTANIRILDENRNEINAPLKKMQNVIIRATLPIPNDQVRRTAEIILQNPENTSPSRRDGIVQFPNNEHWGANVQYRLPGLIATRRVDTTIVGNVVEIPFMIPPTVLEDTLGSAIRIHVHSATERTIFSGSITDGIIFSGFDTTNININDSIGPVIAVRHIIGGDTNHIVSDRIVIDGFDRGREQRLYFRISDMSGVDIYSAQSPGGGISVSIDRAMSRRQFGTDDAEVRLFNEDFREVSLNLPLLRSKFPSTGEYELTISARDILQNITTRRFILDIRSLGNEQYAIGDFFAYPSPVRMGQRTRFFFNQPTDNVADISLKIYTLNGRLVRSFSNVQRGVEWDLTDQRGQQLSPNVYLYRLFVRRYRRDDGQHISSSPQTEVIRSRVRKMVIHPPR